The window TGTATGACACAGTTGGAAACTCTGGCTAGCGCTCTTTAATTGGTATACCTTGGCACGGAGAGCATTTATAGAGCATTCAGGGAGTTTGGAGGCCCCTTGAAAACGTTGAGCGACTGATGACTGAAATTTATATCAGGGATCTCCTGCACTGGTATTTCGTGGCTCTTTTTCACACGACAACAACAGCTTTCGGCTCAATGGAATGGGCTACACTCTTAAAATAAAAGCCCTTTTTTGTTGCATATTTAAGTAATGCCGCTAAAGGACCCTTGCAGCATTTCActgatttatttcttaaaggAGCGGTTTCTTCTTTGAAAACCcatttttccactataaagaaaCTTCTGCGCAGCAGAAAGGTTCAATGGATGGTAAAGGTTCACTccacaccaaaatgaaaattttctcAGTAATCaattacccccatgttgttcctaACCCATAAAAGCCTTGTTCTGCCAAACAATTTGCGCTGTCAAGGTGtagaaaagtttaaaaaagaTGTAGTCacaatactccatctgccatcatttCAACTGTTATGagagctatgagaatactttatGCACAAAGCGTACACAGTTCTGTGTCCGCAGCAATAGAAGGATACGCtgtttttgtacaaattaaAGCGTAAATATGCGTAGAACACTTATTCTTGGGCTGGGCGATATTTTCATGCACACCTTGTCAGTGAAGCCGATTCTCTGATTAGCGTTAAATCTgccatcagctgttttcaaaagaaGCACCAGTTAATGCAAAGAGCCGTAGATAACGGACAAGCTACACGATATTCCGTTCAGTTGTGGAAATGAATCGCCTGCGTAGCTTGTCAGCGATCTACGGCTCTGTGCAATAACTGCGGCTTCTTTAGAAAACAGCTGATGGTTCCTGCTAACACAGAAATTGCTACTCGCATTTCTGCAAATGACAATGCAATTGATTTAataggacagtcacaagcctctcggTCGTCATCCTGAGGACGAGCTAAGCTTTtcggtttgaaacgacatgggTAAGCGATTAAAGagaaaatttcattttggggtggagtgtAGATTTGTCGAGGGGAAGAGCTGTGATTTGGATTAAGAATGGTTGTTTCTAAGAACAAACACTCTCTGTGGGAGAGTTTGTGTAAGGGCCAAAGCAGATGGACCCCCCCACTGCCATCAGTTCTGGTCATTCATACATCTGATGAAGGTCAGCTAGGATGTGCTGTCACACAAAGCGAAGGTAGGACAGGTGGGCATCAGATCAGCGACGTGTACAGGTGGGCATTACTAAACAGCTACCCACAGCTACTGTTTGACTTTATGAAATGAAGGCTTTGTTAAACCACAGAACAGCACAGACTATGAGTTTTGGTTTGGCTGCAATATTGTCCTTATATGTTAATTAAGACAACCTTCTTTTGTTGGTGTTTAAGGGAATATTACTGTGCATtttattctgaattttttttttcttgtggtaGTCTTGTATATTTAGGTGTTTTCAGCTAATGTTGAAGTtgcaaattacaaatgtaataaattaggAATGTACTGATGTAAAACTTATGATATATgatagaaaaacaataaaaatagtaactttacttaatttaaataactataCTACCATTCAGATGTTGAtggcattatttaaaaaaaattatgaatcaataaatacttttttcagcagggatgcattaaaagtaaagcaaaaaatTAGCTAAAAGAGtatcacattatttttaaaaaaaagtatcagaTTGAGAATATTTAAGCACACctgttttccacatttttacaataataggaaatgcttcttgagcaccagatcagtatattataattatttacgaaggatcatgtgacacagaagaataaaatgcattttaaaatgtattaaaatagaaaaccgaTTTAAAGTATTTCAATATTCCTGTATTTTTGATCCAAAAATTCAGCATTTATGAGCATAAAAAGGCTAAACTGTTCCCAAACGTTTAATTGGAGTGCAGGTAAGCGTGTGTGCGttcgtgcgtgcgtgtgtgtgtgtgtgtgtgtgtgtgttcatgatgAGGATATGCTGTGTTGCTGTGCAGGAAACTGGAATGTGTGAACTCCCATGTTGAATCATGACTAAAGGTTTGGACCGATCACGTGCAGACTGATGTTTTTAACTCTTTCTCACTTACTCATCAAACTGAAGTGTGACTTTCACTTTAGATAGGTTGAAGCTTTAGCACAAAATCAGGCACCTTGCTCTTTTGTTCACACGACTACAATGAAAGGTGCAgtgcttaaaatatttagtttgtcaGAATTAGCAGCAGgtattttctctctgtctgtccatctgtcttgCTCTCTCTCACCTCATTCTGCCTGTATCTCCTCTGCGACGCGTGAGCGATGAAGTCGACTGCATATGCAGCATTGCTGATGAATTATTGAACAGTGGAAAGTGGACGTGATGGAGTCTTGCAGGCAATGCATACAGAGGACCCACTGTGTGAAAGGATGACTgatgtcaagaaaaaaaaaaaaaaaaaaaagagcgggGGTTTACAGACTTCTTTATGTCAATGCACAAATGCTAGCGTGCATGCTTCACTTGCTCACTTTTAGAAACGTTTGCAAATGCACTTTTGCCTGTGTGTTAAAAATAGCACTATGCTGCAAATAATATGATTCTGTTTAAAGCTTTTTTGGATCAGCGCACAGGAAAATGTCTGTATTACCTGACAGTTATCACTGAAAATAGATGTCTATTGATATCACATGTCTCTGCGACAGCCAAAAAATCTGACCACAGCCTGCACAAGCCAATCAGCAATCTTGGCATGTATTTGGACTGGGAATtccagcgttttttttttttgtttgttttttttttttagaagttttagacAGCAGAGAGTGTTTaggaaaaatggaaaaatattatttttagaattctACAATTctacaattaaatgcattttgcagagAGGCAAGATTACACTTTAAGGAAAATGTATCCTGAATATTAAGTGTAAATATCTGCACTATTAAGCACTATTCTGCTTGTTTTGAGTGGTCAGttaattttttgaaagaaattagtACTAAtattaagcaaggatgcatGAAATTGAATTGATTTTGAAATTTCTGTGTAGCGAAGTATCCTGAAAAGCTCTGAAAatgtttcatctcttttagTATTAGGTATTCGATTGAACATttattgataataaatgtttattgagcaaaTCAGCATGGTAAAATTATTTgggaaggattatgtgacactgtgAAGGCTGGGGTAACGCtattgaaaattcagctttgccatcacagaaataactatgtataaaaactgcaatattgtgaatattggatcaaataaatgcagcactggCGAgtataaaagctttaaaaagaagaaaaaaacactgttacTAAACTAAACGTTTGAGTGTGACTACcaccaaataaaagttttcccGATATTGATATCGATCACACGATAGCAAACGATATCGTCTGTATATTCTAAACACATAATTATATGCATCTGTCGCTTTAAATCCTAGAGCTCGTTACATCAGGTTGTatgcattctgattggctgtcagtatTTGTATTATTCATCAACGGCAAATAAATAGTTCTGAAAATGATACAAATTATATTGTTTCTAtgtgcctttatcgttatagttgtggtgtggactttgctgttctttaatattgagaacgatttttaaaactatatcttTAGCGTTGTCTTTATAGTTACCCTGCTTTGTGCGAACAGgcttttactttttctttaatattactatttcatACTTTTTAGAACAACAGAAAAGTCATTAACCCTTTACACAAAACGAATTACATGTGAATTCTGAATTTTAATTACgcattcaatttttttcttgtatgaaaaagtcatatttctcAACAAATATCTTGCGAGCTTTTAAAGatcataagaaatatttaagcggtACTGGTTTTCCAGGACAGGCTTGTATTCCGTTCTTAGTGAATGGGTGATGCAGAAAAGAGAACAATGTTTAACCCTACTCTCATTTTTGGAGTGCTTCTCGTTTCGTTGCTAAAAACGGTTTACTCAACCAGGAACATGTTGATGTTGACGTTCCAGCCAGGTTAGGGGAACATCAAACTCGTAATAGGAAGACATCGTGTTTTGTGTGTGAGCATGAGCGTGTGTTCAGTTGACACAGAGACCAGCCTGAACATAACGTTCAGCTGTCGTCACTTCAACAGCCTCCTGGGAGGAGAGGCACACAAAACATGGGAAAAATGCGAAAAATGCCTCCTTAGAACTCCCCCCTTCTTCTTACAAACTGATACCGTGTTCAGATTAGCATAGCAACATAGCCTGTGGAAACGGAAAAGTTTGCGGTTAATTAACCGTAATTGTCAACCCCAAAGCGGAGGGCCGCTCAGATAATGTTGACATGAAGTCAGACCGTGTTTTGACCATACACACTAGGGtggaccttttttttatttttcagaagaGACggaacagttttgttttgttttgtttttttctgttgggTTGTGTCTGTAACGAGTCTGTGCCCTCATTTAGCATAGCTTTCAAAACAAACGCTCTTTATGCACGTAGAACCCTCAAAGCTGAAGTACACGATGTTTTGTGTACAAAGGTTCCTCAAATAGTAAACTGCTGCGAAACATCACGTCTAATGATCTAAAATGAATCCAAGCGAGCTTTAGATGCAAACGAGCTAATATTTAGAGACCACAATGCTAGTTTCTTGGTAAACAttgacatttgtaaataaaaatgttttagctgCTTCACCAAATGCCATGTTTATTCATCCCCACCATCCGTCAAACCGCACGCACAGGATTCTGGGATTTTATAAGCTGTCAAGGAGACATCGATTCAGTCAGAATCCAAAGATTTTAGTGGTGCCTTTTTTTCCAATGTTGACCTCTCTTGTTTAtattctctccctctctctctctttttcgtTTAGTCATACTTCGTCACTGACTATGACCCTACGATTGAAGACTCCTACACAAAGCAGTGTGTGATTGACGAGAGGCCCGCACGCCTGGACAGTAAGTACGGCGCTGATGGATGAATGTCAGACAGATCACACAGGATGCAGGGAAACAACATACTAACCTGCAGCAACGAGGAAGCACTTTATGATTTGATAATACATCATAGAGATCAGATAAATTACAGAGGAACTGGTGCATTTTGTTATTATCCTGTGCATTATGCATACTTGTGCAGGCAGGGGTATAATGAATGTGCTGTGTTATCGCTTTGGACAAAAGCATATACTAAATGGCTGCTTGCTCTAGCACACTTATTATACGTGGCTGGTAAAAGCCTTGAAATactttggattaaaaaaaaaattctaggcGAAAAAttcagacaaaaatgaaaattctgtcattaattattcacccacGCATTGCttcaaacccataagacttCCATTCGTCTTCAGAACATAactgaagatattttaagaGCTTTCTTTATCCCGCATAGACGGCAATGCAACTACCACATTCAGAGCCCAGAAAGGTAGCAGGGACATCATAAAAATAGTCCATATGACATCATTTTATGAAGATACGAGAATACCTTTTGTGAGTGGTAGTTGCGTTGTTCTCTGCGGAGGGCGAGAAAGCTCTCTGATTCCATCAAAAATGTCTTCTgaagaatttacatttttttgagtgcagtgttgccagattggatGATTTCCAGCCAAAGACCTCACAAATAAACGGCCCGAaagtttaaatgtcaaaataatgttATGGAATGCAAACGAAGGTTGCTATGATCCACTGTCTGCAGTCAGGATTAGGTATTTCACACTCGTTCGTGAACAAACATGACATTCAAAACTGTGTCATTTATTGATCCATTTGGCTACTGTaatctaacatttaaaaaaaataaaatattaaaaaataacaacaataatacgcttacctctgtgtctctctgtaaTTTCACGCAGAACTAGAGGAAGTCTTTTGTGAAGTTCGTATCGAACATAATGCATAACTTTGCACAATCAAAAGCAAGGTTTTGGTTCTATCCGTCGGTTGTTGATGGAAATTTTAGATGTAGGCGTTGCCCTTAAATAAAGAGACAGGGGAACGTGAGCATGCAAAAGTGGGGTTTAAGTAAAATAAGTGATCGGAGAAGCCCAGCATACGCCAGAAATGAGAATTCTGTCGTTTAGGTGGAAAATCTAAGTTAAGAAATGTAGAAAAGTAATGAGCTCAAAACTAAACATGCATTGTTCAACATAAGATCagtaacatgcatttaaataacagaCACAGCTCATTTTAATTTCGTTAATGTGATATGAtcactaaaaaaacacaaatggagCCTGTGATTACAAGCATTGCTCAGGAAGGGGGCCGACTTCTGTCGTGTGTTTATTCAAACATTATCCAATCTGCCGTTTGAGTCACACCTGTAAGTAAATACACTTATTAATCCTTACCGTTGCCATAGTTACACTACACAACTCCTGTTGGGCCTACAGTGAAAGTAAtctgaatagaatagaaaataaTCACTTATATAATTTGGAGACGGTTCCGATCAAACCCAAAAGTGCTCAGTCTGTCCGCGGGTGACTAACGTATCTGTTCTGCGTTTGTTAGTCCTGGATACAGCAGGACAGGAAGAGTTTGGAGCCATGAGAGAACAATACATGAGGACAGGGGAGGGCTTCCTTCTCGTCTTCTCTGTCACCGACCGGGGAAGGTGAGCAACGTTCCACTCACGTTTTCTCTcaactttctctctttcttccccTTTCCCCTACATTGTCTGTCTCAGTTTCactttcattctgtttttgtcctttttcgGGTTGTGTTGATGTCCCTCCCTCCCCCCGcgctcatttacattttctgtaactGTAAATTTAGAGGCTTGCCAATAGTTTTTTCGCCCCAGGTTTCGTCTCTGTGAAGCATGCAAATAAACGGATCCCGCACACACAGCATTGTGTGCCCTCGAGGAACGAGCGAGTGTGATCAGCCGGTCTGTGCCCTTTTAGAGTCTTTCCCACTTCGTGTTTATGCAGTAAACAGCCTTTCCTTCCTTCGTTTACATTACCCTTGGAGCCGATGGCACAGGCCTCTCTTAACACACTCTCTCGCAATCTCTCCGGAGTCTATGACAAGCATTTCCTCCTCCTGCGTGACATTTAGACGACTCGTACTGTTAGAATCAACAGAGACCTCGTATCAGTGTTCTTCCCTCcccagctcacacacacactgttctcCGTAATGCAGCTTCTAGCCATCTTGCAGCGTTATTGGAAAGTTTACATCAACGGCATGAGAACCGAGTGACCTTATGTCGTCCTGTGTACTGTAATGCAGTTCTGCGGCCCAAAAGAGAGATAGCTGCTCATCAGCTGGAAGGGTGGGCTTGCATTCCTTTTAGGTTTTGTGAAGAGGTGGAGCTCTGTTTTGTGGGTGTATGAGTATGCTTTTAATTCATCATTTCTGAAAACATCCTCACTAGGGATGCCTGATATATTGAGACCATATGGGTTATAAGCcaattaaaatgagttttttttgttattagatTCCCTCAAGTTTACACACCAGGTGTATAGCAGAAACACCACGGGTgtagttatttataatattttaaatagacttTCCGCAGTGTTTTTGTCTTAAGCGTCTATTTACTTTAAGTGCGAATAGGCGGCCTTGTTGAAAGAGGCTATTTAACACTAACTCTGTATGATTGGGTTAGTCGGCACtgcaaaagatttcttttgTAATAACAAATGAAGGAAATACTCGAAAAGTTAGTGTATGGGGGGATTTATTTTGCCAACAAGGTagcatccatttaataatttgaatgaaatatacAATTGACACTCATTATGTTATTATTGCATATCATTTTGTAATGCACTACTATAGTAAAGGAACACTCCCCTTTTCGGAAATAGGCTCGTATTCCAGCTCTGCCAGAGTtgataagttgagttttaccgttttctaatcaattcagccgatctcctgttctggtgatagcacttttagcatagcttagcatagatcattgaatccagttagaccagtagcatcgtgtTCAGTAATGGCCAGAAGGGTTTCTATGTTTTTCCTGTTGAAGACTTGACgtttctgtagttacattgttTACTGAGCCCAGTGGAAAAGTAAAAGTTGcgattttctaggccgatatggtTAGGAACTTTACTCTCATTTCAGCATAAGTCCTTGATAAATGTTTGAaactctttgttcattttttttttttacattttttataggGATTACCGCGTAATACAAATTCTATCATAATTTGTCATGTTGTGACATTTGGcaacacatgcatgcaaaaaacgATGTTTTCACTTTTGTATTTGCGCgttccagtgtgtgtgtgtgtgtgtgtgtgtgtgtgtgtgtgtgagagagaaaacgCATTGCTAGTTTCAAGCTGTTTGGACCTTTTTAATGGCTAtacatcatttttgtttaactCAGCTTTGAAGAGATCTACAAGTTCCAGCGACAGATCTTGAGAGTGAAGGACCGAGATGAATTTCCCATGATTCTAGTGGGTAACAAAGCTGATCTTGAGCAACAGAGACAAGTAAGTGGCACGAATCGCTTCAAGTACTGTAATTTCAGTATACTGAATCAGTATTGATAcgaacattttaatattctttgtCTGCATTGCAAACTTTACATGAAATGGCAGTCTATTGCATGCATTGTAGAGATTCTGTCTTTATTGTTTCTATTGTAAaataacacatgcatatacagaACTCAGAGCACAACTTCACAGTAATTATACGTGGATGAAATTCAATCCTGAAAATCAATGAGCTGAAAGGCTGAAAAATATCACTGAGTGGTTGTGTCtgtgagggagagagatggTAATAAAAGATACGGGGTTACTGAGTGCATAGATAGACGCTCTGATTGTGTAACACTGCCATCTAGCGTTAGAACAGAAAACACCAGCCTGTTGACTGCATCAGTTGGTTTTACTTTTACGAAAGGCACCTTATAAGACGCATTGTTTTAATCAATATAGAACAGAAAGTTGTGATAGCAGAAAAAAGTGAAGTGCATAGATTTTAATTTGGAAGGGGTATCTTTTTCAGGTGACCCAGGAGGAGGGTCAGCAGCTCGCCCGACAACTCAAAGTCACGTACATGGAGGCCTCAGCTAAGATCCGTATGAATGTAGACCAGGCTTTCCACGAGCTGGTCCGAGTcataaggtgtgtgtgtgtgtgtgtttgtgtgtgtgtgtgcgcgtgccaTACATTGCTGTTGTACCACCAGATGGTGGCAGCACACAAACAGCAGGTTCTGATTGAAAACGAACACTTCCATACTTGCGAAATGCATACTGTTTTTGCAATAAGTATATAAACCTGAACATTAAGAAAGGATAAACATCAGTGTGCCGCAGTGTTGTCATTATCTCTTTGTGTTGCATATTTATTAGAGCTACACGTGTCTGTTTTATCCAGTTTTATgggtaaaaatgttttgcattgtgaaatataatatcCTTCACTTTTATGCACAAGATCTGGGTTTTCCCAGATATCGCTTAAATTTAGCTTGCATTTTTGCgtttaagtaatttaataatttgaaattgaTTTATTGTATTGCTAAAGGTAACATTTCTAATGAACATTTCtaacttacttttttttagacttcaagtgtgcattttatttccttgttttagttaaaaaaaataacgaaATCTATGTAAATGAATTCAGTCGGAAGCCAAACGTCTCGTGTGACATGCAGTCATAATTTGAGCTCAGAGATTTGTGCGCTAAATGTTTCGACTGATTGTCACATCCTCTCACAGGAAGTTCCAGGAGCAAGAGTGCCCACCCTCGCCGGAGCCCACGCGCAAAGAGAAGGATAAGAGCGGCTGCCATTGTGTGATTGTCTAATTGGCCTTTCACTGCCGCCACTCACCCAGCTGCTGTCACCGGTCCCTGCCCCCCACCCTGCCTTCTGACATCACGTCCCGTGCGGATGAATTCGCTGCCTTTCTACATGTGCATGTCTTCAAAACAGCAGTCTCTCTCATAGCCTTATCAGGGGCGTTTGTGCCTCTAGGACTTCACTACTAGAAGAACCAAACTGACAAAATCTTGATCGAACTCACAATTCTACCTTCAGCTAGAGTACTGACATCAGTGTGACCTAGAATATGGTAATCGCGCCCCAACACTAAACATCGCTTCTTACAAATTTgctataaaaaacacacacacacacacacacacgcgcgcgcgcacggttcctcttttttgtattttgaaggatttttttctcttgcCTTGTGACATTTGTACGTTTGCTGAGATGGAAAGACTAAACGAAACGCCATTGAGATCGCAGACGAGATTTAGATTGAGGTGATGTTCTGAAgctttgcgtgtgtgtgtgtgtgtgtgtgtgtgtgtgtgtgttgtgccaTATCTGTTTTTACTTCCATATGCTAAGCAGCGATTGTACATAAGTGAAGATTCGTGTGAGTTGAGACCATCTTTATAATGAGTACCGTGTGTGAGGTTGACGAGCTTGTTTTGACAcgcattaaaacaataatgtcTTCGCAGATATGTACATAGATAGCCTCTAACATTATGCCAATTCTGTCAGCAGTGAAGTCAGTTTCCCAACTTCTTGTTTGGTcaagatgtctttttttttttgttttgcatccgTAAGGCTCCTTGGCATGTATGGGTTTGAttcttttaaagggatagttcacctaaaaatgagaaatgctttACTCCTCCTCATccgttccaaacctgttccAAATCGAaactttttgtctgtttttttattattttattattattattaattgtatttatttgattttatagtTACCCACTTGAAATGTTTATCCAGTAAAAAAAACGATGCATTTGTTAAAGAAACGTTTTAATGTCTCCACAAAATAactgttgttttatgtttaaaagcaaagaaatgAAGACTGTTtctaatactattattattacattcattatcaataaactcttattttacagtacagtggtaaaatatttgtactttaatttcatgttgatcatttgaaaatgataacaaaataatattttcaaatattattattattatacagtcATATTGAATAGGGAAACGTCACCAGgatctgttgttgttttaggcCCCATtgcttttcatacatttttttattggtaacattttacaataaggtgtcatctGTTaccattagttaatgtattaacatgaacgaacaatgaacaatacatttattacagtatttattaatctttaataatgttagttaatgaaaataatacaatCATTCATCGTCAGTTTatgttcacagtgcattaactaatgttagcaaccaacttgtgattttaataatgcattggtAAATGCTGATATTAGCATTAACTacgattaataaatgttgtaagAGTACTGTTCATTCTTAGTACGTGTTAACCAATCAGccttaatgtaaagtgttacccacaTATTTCTTTTAAGTCTGTTAGTGTTTGATAGAAAGTAAGTCCTGCAGGTTTGGAAGGATGAGGGAAGCTTCATCTTTAGCTGAACTTTCCCTTTCCGTTCTGTGATTGTGAAACGTATTCTACACGGAGCCTTCTTGACTCTCGGCTCAGATTTCTACAGACTTCTCTTCAGACTCAGGTTTCTCCATTTCCACTGTTTTCACAATGTTCTGACGATGTCTGCTCATTCAGTGGTGCACAATAGGCTGTCTGTTCTCTACTAGGTACCCCACCGAGATCGATGACGCAGAGAATTAGTCTCTCAAATAATTGTCTCTTTTCCTGGCCTCGTATTTTGGTTTTTCTATGCGTTCGGAAATGTATTTAAACGACCGAAACAGCGCGAGGACTCCGTTGGAACTGCTGACATCACAGGCATCTTTTAAGCGTCTTTTCATGTATGTGATCagataaaacgttttttttagaTTACACAAAAGACAGAATTCACACACCAGGCATCCACATTCCCTCAAGACtgcttttttcttattatttttttgacatcTCTGTGACCTTCACACTTCAGTCTGGTATTTCTCATTTGACAGGTGATCATTTGCTTCCTGGCTTCATACACCAAGGGTTCATATCACTATTGCATCACGTCACGTTTTATTTtcgtcttttttctttttcttttttttcccccccagcGTGCGTTTCTGTATGAgggatacaaaaaaaaaaaaaaaagattttagtttttgtgttttatcattatGTAATATAAGAAAAAAGATGGAAGTGATCTTTTGAATGGacatgattaaatgtttttactatatacttttatacattattttcttATCAGACTAGTTAATgagtatttttatatgtttgtaaGTGAAAACGCTCTCGCGGCACAactatgtgtatatgtaa is drawn from Puntigrus tetrazona isolate hp1 chromosome 7, ASM1883169v1, whole genome shotgun sequence and contains these coding sequences:
- the rras2 gene encoding ras-related protein R-Ras2; the encoded protein is MAGWKDGSVQEKYRLVVVGGGGVGKSALTIQFIQSYFVTDYDPTIEDSYTKQCVIDERPARLDILDTAGQEEFGAMREQYMRTGEGFLLVFSVTDRGSFEEIYKFQRQILRVKDRDEFPMILVGNKADLEQQRQVTQEEGQQLARQLKVTYMEASAKIRMNVDQAFHELVRVIRKFQEQECPPSPEPTRKEKDKSGCHCVIV